One window of the Salvia miltiorrhiza cultivar Shanhuang (shh) chromosome 6, IMPLAD_Smil_shh, whole genome shotgun sequence genome contains the following:
- the LOC130989206 gene encoding O-fucosyltransferase 6 isoform X1, which yields MSMIKKKAHRDELIGLQILHGLVFRHHSRRRLHRLLPLFSAVSGCLLLLFAVVLFLSPPVSDQTAHRRLTLSTSFKNKAGIHINAERENVFRVPRSGGIIDDRVVWTSNQSNFFFGCSNASEKFRPAEMSTEPRRYLLIATSGGLNQQRTGIVDAVVSAYILNATLVVPKLDQKSFWKDASNFSEIFNVEWFIKYLARDVRIVPQLPETAGKVITTRAPRKCNKKCYETRILPIYHRKRVCACLFLHFTSLDCVNAECFLVFGLHQVQAVQLTKFDYRLSNRLDMDLQKLRCRVNYHALRFTAPILDMGVKLSQRMRMKMKTNHYVALHLRFEPDMLAFSGCYYGGGVKEMKELGAIRKRWKTLHTKNPEKERRHGKCPLTPEEVGLMLRALGYGNDVHIYVASGEVYGGEETLAPLKALFPNIHTKETLATKEELAQFQPYSSRMAALDFVVCDESDVFVANNNGNMAKILAGKRRYSGHKPTIRPNAKKLYRLFNDRHNMTWHDFASQIRAFQVGFMGEPNEVKPGRGEFHEHPLPCICQRRGPRNEEDGSNEANDEDEEQDLSETEYAEEDRVVPSSNRRDSSVLRSDRQPELDDMLSD from the exons ATGAGCATGATTAAGAAGAAAGCGCACAGAGACGAGCTGATCGGCCTCCAGATTCTACACGGCCTCGTATTCCGCCACcacagccgccgccgcctccaccgcctcctCCCTCTCTTCTCCGCCGTCTCCGGCTGTCTGCTCCTCCTCTTCGCCGTCGTCCTCTTCCTCTCGCCTCCCGTCTCCGACCAAACCGCCCACCGCCGCCTCACTCTCAGTACATCG TTCAAAAACAAAGCCGGAATCCACATTAATGCCGAGAGAGAAAACGTTTTCCGCGTTCCG AGGAGTGGCGGAATCATAGATGACCGCGTGGTGTGGACTTCAAATCAGTCTAATTTCTTTTTCGGATGCAGCAATGCAAGCGAGAAATTTCGAC CTGCAGAGATGAGCACTGAACCCCGCAGATATCTGTTGATCGCAACTAGCGGAGGCTTAAATCAGCAGAGAACAGgg ATAGTAGATGCTGTTGTATCAGCCTACATCTTGAACGCGACCCTCGTTGTTCCTAAGCTGGACCAGAAATCATTCTGGAAAGATGCAAG CAACTTCTCCGAGATCTTCAATGTCGAGTGGTTCATCAAGTACCTGGCGAGAGACGTTAGAATCGTGCCACAGCTGCCAGAAACTGCAGGGAAGGTGATAACCACTCGTGCTCCGAGGAAGTGCAACAAGAAATGCTATGAGACGCGAATCCTCCCCATCTATCACAGGAAGCGCGTATGTGCTTGCTTGTTTCTTCACTTCACTTCACTTGATTGTGTTAACGCTGAATGTTTTCTTGTGTTTGGCTTACATCAGGTGCAGGCAGTGCAGCTCACAAAGTTTGATTACAGGCTCTCAAACCGGCTAGACATGGATCTGCAGAAGCTAAGATGCCGCGTTAACTACCATGCCTTGAGATTCACTGCCCCCATTCTTGACATGGGTGTGAAGCTCTCTCAAAGGATGAGAATGAAGATGAAAACCAACCATTATGTTGCCTTGCATTTGAGATTTGAACCTGATATGCTAGCTTTCTCCGGGTGCTACTATGGGGGCGGAGTGAAGGAGATGAAGGAGCTAGGCGCAATACGAAAGAGGTGGAAAACACTACAT ACAAAGAATCCTGAGAAGGAGAGGAGGCATGGGAAATGCCCTCTAACTCCTGAGGAAGTCGGGCTGATGCTGAGGGCGCTGGGCTATGGCAACGATGTTCACATATACGTAGCATCAGGAGAGGTATACGGAGGCGAAGAGACACTCGCCCCTCTCAAAGCCCTCTTCCCCAACATCCACACCAAAGAGACTCTTGCTACCAAGGAGGAGCTCGCTCAGTTCCAGCCCTATTCCTCGCGAATGGCTGCATTGGACTTCGTTGTCTGTGACGAGAGCGATGTTTTTGTCGCCAACAACAATGGGAACATGGCAAAGATACTTGCTGGGAAGAG GAGATATTCTGGTCACAAGCCAACAATAAGGCCTAATGCGAAGAAGCTCTACCGGCTGTTCAATGATCGACACAACATGACATGGCACGACTTCGCCTCGCAGATTCGGGCGTTCCAAGTTGGATTCATGGGAGAGCCTAATGAGGTGAAGCCAGGGCGGGGCGAGTTCCACGAGCACCCTTTGCCCTGCATATGTCAGAGGCGCGGGCCAAGAAACGAGGAGGATGGAAGCAATGAAGCGAATGATGAAGACGAGGAGCAAGATCTGTCTGAAACAGAATACGCAGAGGAAGATAGAGTGGTGCCTAGCAGTAACAGAAGAGATTCTTCTGTGTTGAGAAGTGATCGGCAGCCAGAATTAGATGATATGCTGTCGGATTAG
- the LOC130989208 gene encoding mitochondrial import inner membrane translocase subunit TIM44-2 isoform X2, which produces MAKCRTKQTTEQLLKHAGGVLTEAEVKAKKVYADVEEKISTAKEEVKEKLDFGKQKPTGEDGTAASGNTSNKDGSNASSGEEKQHQSESGDGAESLFNRVKSGVSSMSPKMSSAFHKLKEAKPVDLVKKGYDIVKDELKGNPNRRKRLGYDASSAATPSAKIEKSTRTDIVVVPTKQSAWSKKWDAFKNKMQGNPVFKRVSGFSEPVIEKSQEIAEDMRERWETSDHPVVHKIQDISETVLGESDAAMSFKEIRRRDPTFSLPEFVTEVQEAVRPVLNAYFKGDAKVLEKYCSSHVIERCKAEHKALQTQGIFFDNKILHVSDAEVRETKMMGETPIIIVAFQTQQVYCVRDRQGAITEGGQDTIHTVYYAWAMQQLDPEEAGEGAPYSTWKLREMQQLGVRALI; this is translated from the exons ATGGCGAAATGCAGAACGAAGCAGACTACTGAGCAGCTGTTGAAGCACGCAGGTGGTGTCTTGACGGAGGCTGAAGTGAAGGCGAAAAAG GTTTATGCTGATGTAGAAGAAAAAATTTCAACTGCAAAAGAGGAG GTAAAAGAAAAACTTGATTTTGGAAAACAAAAGCCTACAGGAGAGGATGGAACTGCCGCTAGTGGAAACACAAGCAACAAGGATGGAAGCAATGCTTCGTCTGGTGAAGAAAAGCAACATCAGTCTGAATCTGGGGATGGCGCCGAATCACTATTTAACAGGGTCAAGTCTGGTGTTTCCTCAATGTCTCCTAAGATGTCATCAGCATTCCACAAGTTAAAAGAAGCAAAACCTGTTGACTTGGTGAAGAAGGGCTATGACATTGTGAAGGATGAACTAAAAGGCAATCCGAATAGGAGAAAGCGTCTCGGATATGATGCTTCTTCGGCTGCAACTCCGTcggcaaaaattgaaaaaagtaCACGGACCGATATTGTTGTGGTCCCTACAAAGCAGTCTGCATGGAGTAAGAAATGGGATGCATTCAAGAATAAG ATGCAAGGCAATCCTGTTTTTAAGCGTGTCAGTGGGTTTAGCGAACCTGTCATTGAGAAGAGCCAGGAG ATTGCTGAAGATATGCGGGAGAGATGGGAGACTAGTGATCATCCAGTAGTTCACAAAATCCAAGA TATTAGTGAAACTGTTCTTGGAGAATCAGATGCTGCCATGTCGTTCAAAGAGATTCGGCGTCGGGATCC GACTTTTTCTTTACCAGAGTTTGTGACTGAGGTTCAAGAAGCAGTCAGACCAGTTCTCAATGCTTATTTCAAG GGGGATGCAAAAGTATTGGAAAAGTATTGTAGCTCCCATGTAATTGAGAGGTGTAAAGCAGAGCATAAAGCTCTGCAAACCCAGGGAATTTTTTTTGATAACAAG ATCTTACACGTGTCAGACGCTGAAGTTCGTGAGACCAAAATGATGGGAGAGACTCCCATAATTATTGTTGCA TTCCAGACGCAGCAGGTCTACTGTGTTCGTGATAGACAAGGCGCAATAACAGAAGGTGGCCAG GATACGATCCATACCGTGTATTATGCTTGGGCTATGCAGCAGTTAGACCCAGAAGAAGCTGGTGAGGGTGCTCCTTACTCCACTTGGAAGCTTAGAGAAATGCAGCAACTAGGCGTCCGGGCCCTCATCTGA
- the LOC130989206 gene encoding O-fucosyltransferase 6 isoform X4, with translation MSMIKKKAHRDELIGLQILHGLVFRHHSRRRLHRLLPLFSAVSGCLLLLFAVVLFLSPPVSDQTAHRRLTLSTSFKNKAGIHINAERENVFRVPRSGGIIDDRVVWTSNQSNFFFGCSNASEKFRQMSTEPRRYLLIATSGGLNQQRTGIVDAVVSAYILNATLVVPKLDQKSFWKDASNFSEIFNVEWFIKYLARDVRIVPQLPETAGKVITTRAPRKCNKKCYETRILPIYHRKRVQAVQLTKFDYRLSNRLDMDLQKLRCRVNYHALRFTAPILDMGVKLSQRMRMKMKTNHYVALHLRFEPDMLAFSGCYYGGGVKEMKELGAIRKRWKTLHTKNPEKERRHGKCPLTPEEVGLMLRALGYGNDVHIYVASGEVYGGEETLAPLKALFPNIHTKETLATKEELAQFQPYSSRMAALDFVVCDESDVFVANNNGNMAKILAGKRRYSGHKPTIRPNAKKLYRLFNDRHNMTWHDFASQIRAFQVGFMGEPNEVKPGRGEFHEHPLPCICQRRGPRNEEDGSNEANDEDEEQDLSETEYAEEDRVVPSSNRRDSSVLRSDRQPELDDMLSD, from the exons ATGAGCATGATTAAGAAGAAAGCGCACAGAGACGAGCTGATCGGCCTCCAGATTCTACACGGCCTCGTATTCCGCCACcacagccgccgccgcctccaccgcctcctCCCTCTCTTCTCCGCCGTCTCCGGCTGTCTGCTCCTCCTCTTCGCCGTCGTCCTCTTCCTCTCGCCTCCCGTCTCCGACCAAACCGCCCACCGCCGCCTCACTCTCAGTACATCG TTCAAAAACAAAGCCGGAATCCACATTAATGCCGAGAGAGAAAACGTTTTCCGCGTTCCG AGGAGTGGCGGAATCATAGATGACCGCGTGGTGTGGACTTCAAATCAGTCTAATTTCTTTTTCGGATGCAGCAATGCAAGCGAGAAATTTCGAC AGATGAGCACTGAACCCCGCAGATATCTGTTGATCGCAACTAGCGGAGGCTTAAATCAGCAGAGAACAGgg ATAGTAGATGCTGTTGTATCAGCCTACATCTTGAACGCGACCCTCGTTGTTCCTAAGCTGGACCAGAAATCATTCTGGAAAGATGCAAG CAACTTCTCCGAGATCTTCAATGTCGAGTGGTTCATCAAGTACCTGGCGAGAGACGTTAGAATCGTGCCACAGCTGCCAGAAACTGCAGGGAAGGTGATAACCACTCGTGCTCCGAGGAAGTGCAACAAGAAATGCTATGAGACGCGAATCCTCCCCATCTATCACAGGAAGCGC GTGCAGGCAGTGCAGCTCACAAAGTTTGATTACAGGCTCTCAAACCGGCTAGACATGGATCTGCAGAAGCTAAGATGCCGCGTTAACTACCATGCCTTGAGATTCACTGCCCCCATTCTTGACATGGGTGTGAAGCTCTCTCAAAGGATGAGAATGAAGATGAAAACCAACCATTATGTTGCCTTGCATTTGAGATTTGAACCTGATATGCTAGCTTTCTCCGGGTGCTACTATGGGGGCGGAGTGAAGGAGATGAAGGAGCTAGGCGCAATACGAAAGAGGTGGAAAACACTACAT ACAAAGAATCCTGAGAAGGAGAGGAGGCATGGGAAATGCCCTCTAACTCCTGAGGAAGTCGGGCTGATGCTGAGGGCGCTGGGCTATGGCAACGATGTTCACATATACGTAGCATCAGGAGAGGTATACGGAGGCGAAGAGACACTCGCCCCTCTCAAAGCCCTCTTCCCCAACATCCACACCAAAGAGACTCTTGCTACCAAGGAGGAGCTCGCTCAGTTCCAGCCCTATTCCTCGCGAATGGCTGCATTGGACTTCGTTGTCTGTGACGAGAGCGATGTTTTTGTCGCCAACAACAATGGGAACATGGCAAAGATACTTGCTGGGAAGAG GAGATATTCTGGTCACAAGCCAACAATAAGGCCTAATGCGAAGAAGCTCTACCGGCTGTTCAATGATCGACACAACATGACATGGCACGACTTCGCCTCGCAGATTCGGGCGTTCCAAGTTGGATTCATGGGAGAGCCTAATGAGGTGAAGCCAGGGCGGGGCGAGTTCCACGAGCACCCTTTGCCCTGCATATGTCAGAGGCGCGGGCCAAGAAACGAGGAGGATGGAAGCAATGAAGCGAATGATGAAGACGAGGAGCAAGATCTGTCTGAAACAGAATACGCAGAGGAAGATAGAGTGGTGCCTAGCAGTAACAGAAGAGATTCTTCTGTGTTGAGAAGTGATCGGCAGCCAGAATTAGATGATATGCTGTCGGATTAG
- the LOC130989206 gene encoding O-fucosyltransferase 6 isoform X2 produces MSMIKKKAHRDELIGLQILHGLVFRHHSRRRLHRLLPLFSAVSGCLLLLFAVVLFLSPPVSDQTAHRRLTLSTSFKNKAGIHINAERENVFRVPRSGGIIDDRVVWTSNQSNFFFGCSNASEKFRQMSTEPRRYLLIATSGGLNQQRTGIVDAVVSAYILNATLVVPKLDQKSFWKDASNFSEIFNVEWFIKYLARDVRIVPQLPETAGKVITTRAPRKCNKKCYETRILPIYHRKRVCACLFLHFTSLDCVNAECFLVFGLHQVQAVQLTKFDYRLSNRLDMDLQKLRCRVNYHALRFTAPILDMGVKLSQRMRMKMKTNHYVALHLRFEPDMLAFSGCYYGGGVKEMKELGAIRKRWKTLHTKNPEKERRHGKCPLTPEEVGLMLRALGYGNDVHIYVASGEVYGGEETLAPLKALFPNIHTKETLATKEELAQFQPYSSRMAALDFVVCDESDVFVANNNGNMAKILAGKRRYSGHKPTIRPNAKKLYRLFNDRHNMTWHDFASQIRAFQVGFMGEPNEVKPGRGEFHEHPLPCICQRRGPRNEEDGSNEANDEDEEQDLSETEYAEEDRVVPSSNRRDSSVLRSDRQPELDDMLSD; encoded by the exons ATGAGCATGATTAAGAAGAAAGCGCACAGAGACGAGCTGATCGGCCTCCAGATTCTACACGGCCTCGTATTCCGCCACcacagccgccgccgcctccaccgcctcctCCCTCTCTTCTCCGCCGTCTCCGGCTGTCTGCTCCTCCTCTTCGCCGTCGTCCTCTTCCTCTCGCCTCCCGTCTCCGACCAAACCGCCCACCGCCGCCTCACTCTCAGTACATCG TTCAAAAACAAAGCCGGAATCCACATTAATGCCGAGAGAGAAAACGTTTTCCGCGTTCCG AGGAGTGGCGGAATCATAGATGACCGCGTGGTGTGGACTTCAAATCAGTCTAATTTCTTTTTCGGATGCAGCAATGCAAGCGAGAAATTTCGAC AGATGAGCACTGAACCCCGCAGATATCTGTTGATCGCAACTAGCGGAGGCTTAAATCAGCAGAGAACAGgg ATAGTAGATGCTGTTGTATCAGCCTACATCTTGAACGCGACCCTCGTTGTTCCTAAGCTGGACCAGAAATCATTCTGGAAAGATGCAAG CAACTTCTCCGAGATCTTCAATGTCGAGTGGTTCATCAAGTACCTGGCGAGAGACGTTAGAATCGTGCCACAGCTGCCAGAAACTGCAGGGAAGGTGATAACCACTCGTGCTCCGAGGAAGTGCAACAAGAAATGCTATGAGACGCGAATCCTCCCCATCTATCACAGGAAGCGCGTATGTGCTTGCTTGTTTCTTCACTTCACTTCACTTGATTGTGTTAACGCTGAATGTTTTCTTGTGTTTGGCTTACATCAGGTGCAGGCAGTGCAGCTCACAAAGTTTGATTACAGGCTCTCAAACCGGCTAGACATGGATCTGCAGAAGCTAAGATGCCGCGTTAACTACCATGCCTTGAGATTCACTGCCCCCATTCTTGACATGGGTGTGAAGCTCTCTCAAAGGATGAGAATGAAGATGAAAACCAACCATTATGTTGCCTTGCATTTGAGATTTGAACCTGATATGCTAGCTTTCTCCGGGTGCTACTATGGGGGCGGAGTGAAGGAGATGAAGGAGCTAGGCGCAATACGAAAGAGGTGGAAAACACTACAT ACAAAGAATCCTGAGAAGGAGAGGAGGCATGGGAAATGCCCTCTAACTCCTGAGGAAGTCGGGCTGATGCTGAGGGCGCTGGGCTATGGCAACGATGTTCACATATACGTAGCATCAGGAGAGGTATACGGAGGCGAAGAGACACTCGCCCCTCTCAAAGCCCTCTTCCCCAACATCCACACCAAAGAGACTCTTGCTACCAAGGAGGAGCTCGCTCAGTTCCAGCCCTATTCCTCGCGAATGGCTGCATTGGACTTCGTTGTCTGTGACGAGAGCGATGTTTTTGTCGCCAACAACAATGGGAACATGGCAAAGATACTTGCTGGGAAGAG GAGATATTCTGGTCACAAGCCAACAATAAGGCCTAATGCGAAGAAGCTCTACCGGCTGTTCAATGATCGACACAACATGACATGGCACGACTTCGCCTCGCAGATTCGGGCGTTCCAAGTTGGATTCATGGGAGAGCCTAATGAGGTGAAGCCAGGGCGGGGCGAGTTCCACGAGCACCCTTTGCCCTGCATATGTCAGAGGCGCGGGCCAAGAAACGAGGAGGATGGAAGCAATGAAGCGAATGATGAAGACGAGGAGCAAGATCTGTCTGAAACAGAATACGCAGAGGAAGATAGAGTGGTGCCTAGCAGTAACAGAAGAGATTCTTCTGTGTTGAGAAGTGATCGGCAGCCAGAATTAGATGATATGCTGTCGGATTAG
- the LOC130989206 gene encoding O-fucosyltransferase 6 isoform X3 codes for MSMIKKKAHRDELIGLQILHGLVFRHHSRRRLHRLLPLFSAVSGCLLLLFAVVLFLSPPVSDQTAHRRLTLSTSFKNKAGIHINAERENVFRVPRSGGIIDDRVVWTSNQSNFFFGCSNASEKFRPAEMSTEPRRYLLIATSGGLNQQRTGIVDAVVSAYILNATLVVPKLDQKSFWKDASNFSEIFNVEWFIKYLARDVRIVPQLPETAGKVITTRAPRKCNKKCYETRILPIYHRKRVQAVQLTKFDYRLSNRLDMDLQKLRCRVNYHALRFTAPILDMGVKLSQRMRMKMKTNHYVALHLRFEPDMLAFSGCYYGGGVKEMKELGAIRKRWKTLHTKNPEKERRHGKCPLTPEEVGLMLRALGYGNDVHIYVASGEVYGGEETLAPLKALFPNIHTKETLATKEELAQFQPYSSRMAALDFVVCDESDVFVANNNGNMAKILAGKRRYSGHKPTIRPNAKKLYRLFNDRHNMTWHDFASQIRAFQVGFMGEPNEVKPGRGEFHEHPLPCICQRRGPRNEEDGSNEANDEDEEQDLSETEYAEEDRVVPSSNRRDSSVLRSDRQPELDDMLSD; via the exons ATGAGCATGATTAAGAAGAAAGCGCACAGAGACGAGCTGATCGGCCTCCAGATTCTACACGGCCTCGTATTCCGCCACcacagccgccgccgcctccaccgcctcctCCCTCTCTTCTCCGCCGTCTCCGGCTGTCTGCTCCTCCTCTTCGCCGTCGTCCTCTTCCTCTCGCCTCCCGTCTCCGACCAAACCGCCCACCGCCGCCTCACTCTCAGTACATCG TTCAAAAACAAAGCCGGAATCCACATTAATGCCGAGAGAGAAAACGTTTTCCGCGTTCCG AGGAGTGGCGGAATCATAGATGACCGCGTGGTGTGGACTTCAAATCAGTCTAATTTCTTTTTCGGATGCAGCAATGCAAGCGAGAAATTTCGAC CTGCAGAGATGAGCACTGAACCCCGCAGATATCTGTTGATCGCAACTAGCGGAGGCTTAAATCAGCAGAGAACAGgg ATAGTAGATGCTGTTGTATCAGCCTACATCTTGAACGCGACCCTCGTTGTTCCTAAGCTGGACCAGAAATCATTCTGGAAAGATGCAAG CAACTTCTCCGAGATCTTCAATGTCGAGTGGTTCATCAAGTACCTGGCGAGAGACGTTAGAATCGTGCCACAGCTGCCAGAAACTGCAGGGAAGGTGATAACCACTCGTGCTCCGAGGAAGTGCAACAAGAAATGCTATGAGACGCGAATCCTCCCCATCTATCACAGGAAGCGC GTGCAGGCAGTGCAGCTCACAAAGTTTGATTACAGGCTCTCAAACCGGCTAGACATGGATCTGCAGAAGCTAAGATGCCGCGTTAACTACCATGCCTTGAGATTCACTGCCCCCATTCTTGACATGGGTGTGAAGCTCTCTCAAAGGATGAGAATGAAGATGAAAACCAACCATTATGTTGCCTTGCATTTGAGATTTGAACCTGATATGCTAGCTTTCTCCGGGTGCTACTATGGGGGCGGAGTGAAGGAGATGAAGGAGCTAGGCGCAATACGAAAGAGGTGGAAAACACTACAT ACAAAGAATCCTGAGAAGGAGAGGAGGCATGGGAAATGCCCTCTAACTCCTGAGGAAGTCGGGCTGATGCTGAGGGCGCTGGGCTATGGCAACGATGTTCACATATACGTAGCATCAGGAGAGGTATACGGAGGCGAAGAGACACTCGCCCCTCTCAAAGCCCTCTTCCCCAACATCCACACCAAAGAGACTCTTGCTACCAAGGAGGAGCTCGCTCAGTTCCAGCCCTATTCCTCGCGAATGGCTGCATTGGACTTCGTTGTCTGTGACGAGAGCGATGTTTTTGTCGCCAACAACAATGGGAACATGGCAAAGATACTTGCTGGGAAGAG GAGATATTCTGGTCACAAGCCAACAATAAGGCCTAATGCGAAGAAGCTCTACCGGCTGTTCAATGATCGACACAACATGACATGGCACGACTTCGCCTCGCAGATTCGGGCGTTCCAAGTTGGATTCATGGGAGAGCCTAATGAGGTGAAGCCAGGGCGGGGCGAGTTCCACGAGCACCCTTTGCCCTGCATATGTCAGAGGCGCGGGCCAAGAAACGAGGAGGATGGAAGCAATGAAGCGAATGATGAAGACGAGGAGCAAGATCTGTCTGAAACAGAATACGCAGAGGAAGATAGAGTGGTGCCTAGCAGTAACAGAAGAGATTCTTCTGTGTTGAGAAGTGATCGGCAGCCAGAATTAGATGATATGCTGTCGGATTAG
- the LOC130989208 gene encoding mitochondrial import inner membrane translocase subunit TIM44-2 isoform X1, whose amino-acid sequence MATRKLARDLFLSRHLVLRRQLLLPQQVSRPPNAYLFRREFGVFNEFSKKIKGEVEKNPDLQKSLKEMKEKAEELKGVTESLQMRTKQTTEQLLKHAGGVLTEAEVKAKKVYADVEEKISTAKEEVKEKLDFGKQKPTGEDGTAASGNTSNKDGSNASSGEEKQHQSESGDGAESLFNRVKSGVSSMSPKMSSAFHKLKEAKPVDLVKKGYDIVKDELKGNPNRRKRLGYDASSAATPSAKIEKSTRTDIVVVPTKQSAWSKKWDAFKNKMQGNPVFKRVSGFSEPVIEKSQEIAEDMRERWETSDHPVVHKIQDISETVLGESDAAMSFKEIRRRDPTFSLPEFVTEVQEAVRPVLNAYFKGDAKVLEKYCSSHVIERCKAEHKALQTQGIFFDNKILHVSDAEVRETKMMGETPIIIVAFQTQQVYCVRDRQGAITEGGQDTIHTVYYAWAMQQLDPEEAGEGAPYSTWKLREMQQLGVRALI is encoded by the exons ATGGCCACCAGAAAGCTCGCCAGAGATTTGTTCTTGTCAAGGCATCTTGTTCTTCGTCGACAACTATTATTACCTCAACAG GTTTCGAGGCCTCCAAATGCGTACCTGTTTAGACGCGAGTTCGGCGTTTTTAATGAGTTCTCCAAGAAGATCAAAGGGGAAGTTGAAAA AAATCCGGACCTGCAGAAATCGCTGAAGGAAATGAAAGAGAAAGCGGAAGAACTCAAAGGAGTCACAGAGAGTCTGCAAATGAG AACGAAGCAGACTACTGAGCAGCTGTTGAAGCACGCAGGTGGTGTCTTGACGGAGGCTGAAGTGAAGGCGAAAAAG GTTTATGCTGATGTAGAAGAAAAAATTTCAACTGCAAAAGAGGAG GTAAAAGAAAAACTTGATTTTGGAAAACAAAAGCCTACAGGAGAGGATGGAACTGCCGCTAGTGGAAACACAAGCAACAAGGATGGAAGCAATGCTTCGTCTGGTGAAGAAAAGCAACATCAGTCTGAATCTGGGGATGGCGCCGAATCACTATTTAACAGGGTCAAGTCTGGTGTTTCCTCAATGTCTCCTAAGATGTCATCAGCATTCCACAAGTTAAAAGAAGCAAAACCTGTTGACTTGGTGAAGAAGGGCTATGACATTGTGAAGGATGAACTAAAAGGCAATCCGAATAGGAGAAAGCGTCTCGGATATGATGCTTCTTCGGCTGCAACTCCGTcggcaaaaattgaaaaaagtaCACGGACCGATATTGTTGTGGTCCCTACAAAGCAGTCTGCATGGAGTAAGAAATGGGATGCATTCAAGAATAAG ATGCAAGGCAATCCTGTTTTTAAGCGTGTCAGTGGGTTTAGCGAACCTGTCATTGAGAAGAGCCAGGAG ATTGCTGAAGATATGCGGGAGAGATGGGAGACTAGTGATCATCCAGTAGTTCACAAAATCCAAGA TATTAGTGAAACTGTTCTTGGAGAATCAGATGCTGCCATGTCGTTCAAAGAGATTCGGCGTCGGGATCC GACTTTTTCTTTACCAGAGTTTGTGACTGAGGTTCAAGAAGCAGTCAGACCAGTTCTCAATGCTTATTTCAAG GGGGATGCAAAAGTATTGGAAAAGTATTGTAGCTCCCATGTAATTGAGAGGTGTAAAGCAGAGCATAAAGCTCTGCAAACCCAGGGAATTTTTTTTGATAACAAG ATCTTACACGTGTCAGACGCTGAAGTTCGTGAGACCAAAATGATGGGAGAGACTCCCATAATTATTGTTGCA TTCCAGACGCAGCAGGTCTACTGTGTTCGTGATAGACAAGGCGCAATAACAGAAGGTGGCCAG GATACGATCCATACCGTGTATTATGCTTGGGCTATGCAGCAGTTAGACCCAGAAGAAGCTGGTGAGGGTGCTCCTTACTCCACTTGGAAGCTTAGAGAAATGCAGCAACTAGGCGTCCGGGCCCTCATCTGA